DNA from Methylobacterium currus:
TCGCACGTGATGGTGCCGCGGGCGATCGAGCGGGTGCGCGCGGCCTATCCGCACCTCGTCATCGACATCAACATCCTCAAGCTCGAGGAGGCGATCGACTACCTGCTCCTCGGCAAGGGCGAGGTGGTGGCGATGAGCTACCGCTTAGACCACCCGGCGCTCACCTTCGAGCCGCTCGCCCGCGGCGGCCTGTTCTGCATCGTGCCGCTGGATCATCCGCTCGCCGCCCGGACCTCGATCTCGGCCGACGAGATCGTCCGCCATCCCCTGATCGGCATCGATCCGAACGACCCCTACGGCCGGATCATGTCCGACATTTTTCGCGCGCGCGGCCTGTCCTACCGGATCACGATCCGGGCCCGGTTCGGCTCGACCGTGTGCTCGCTGGTGCGGGCGGGCCTCGGCATCGCGGTGATCGACCAGTTCACCATCGCGGACGACGCCTTCCCGGGCATCCGCGTGCTGCCGATCGAGGAGGGGCCGGTCTTCGAGACCTGGATCGCCATGAAGGCCGGGACCGCGCTCAGCATGTTCGCCGCGAGCTTCGTGCGGTTCCTGCGCCAGGAGATGGCGCGGCCGGGACAGGTCGCGCTTCCGGGCCATGCATCCCGGCAAACCGTAACATGATGTTACGATCGGCGCGCAACTTGGTACTCAGGTCGCGGGCGCGGTGGAGATATTGTGCAGCCCAGGGGGAGCTCGCCACGGGCGAGCGCTGAAACGGAAGGGCCGTCGCACCATGGCTCACGGACACGCCAGACCCATCCTGCTCGGGCTGATCGGATCGCCGATCGCCCATTCCGCCTCGCCGGCGATGCACGAGGCGGCCGCCGCGGCGGTCGGCCTGCGGGCCCATTACCAGCTCATCGACGTGGCCGGGGCCGATGCCGCACGCTTGCGCGGCCTGCTGTCGTCCCTCGCGCCGATCGGCTTTTCGGGCGTCAACGTCACGTATCCCTACAAGGAATCGGTGCTGCCGCTCCTCGACGACCTGTCGCCGGGTGCGCGCGCCGTCGGCGCCGTCAACACGATCGTGGTCCGGGACGGGCGGCTGACCGGTCACAACACCGACATGACGGGCTTTGCCCGCGCCCTGCGGCAGGCCTTCGGGCCGAATCCCGAGGGCCCGGTGGCGCTGATCGGTGCCGGCGGCGTCGGCAAGGCGGTGGCGGTCGCGCTCGCGGGTTTCCCCGGCCTCGAGGTTCGCCTCGTCGATGCCGACCCGGCCAAGGCCGGGGCGGTGGCGGCCGCGCTCGAAGGGCATGCGCGGGTGCGCGTCTGCCCCCGGGTCGAGGAGGCGGTCGAGGGCGCGCGCGGCCTCGTCAACGGCACGCCGGTCGGCATGTTGCCGGATCGCGGCACGCCGGTGCCCCTCGCTCTGCTCCGCCCCGGGATGTGGGTGACGGATGCGGTCTATTCCCCGCTCTGGACCCCGCTCCTGACCGAGGCGGCCCGGATCGGCGCCCGCACCATGACGGGGCGCGAGCTCGCCATCCACCAGGCGCTCGACGCCTTCGCGCTCTTCACCGGGCGCGAGGCGCCGGCCTCCGCCATGGAGCGGGCCTTCGACCGCGCGGTGGCGCCGCTCGCCGCCTGACACCCGCGCACAGGATTCCGCGCGCAGGCTCGGCCGCCCTTGCTTTTCGGGGACGGATATGGAATTGCGCGCAATGAATTTCGATTGATCTTTACTGTACGCCATTCATCTCGTTACCCTCGAAGAAAACCCAAGCTGACCCAATGCCGCCCAGATTCCGAAGGCGGCACAGATCCTGTCAAACGGCGGAGGAACACCCGATGAGTGCGGTACCAAGCGACCACGTCCACGATCGACAGCAATCGAAGAAGGCCGCTGCGAGCGGCTGGATCGGCTCGGCGCTGGAATATTACGACTTCTTCATCTACGCGACGGCAGCCTCGCTGATCTTCCCGCAGCTGTTCTTCCCGTCCAACAACCCGACCGTGGCGATCGTGGCCTCGCTCGCCACCTACGGCGTCGGCTATGTCAGCCGGCCGATCGGCGCCTTCGTGCTCGGCCACTGGGGCGACACCCACGGCCGCAAGCACGTGCTCATCGTGTGCATGTTCCTGATGGGCTTCTCGACCATCGCGGTCGGCCTGCTCCCCACCTACAGCCAGGTCGGCATCCTCGCCCCGATCCTGCTCGTCATCCTGCGCCTGATCCAGGGCTTCGCCGTCGCCGGTGAGATCTCGGGCGCAAGCTCGATGACGATGGAGCACGCGCCCTTCGGCCGCCGCGGCTTCTTCGCCAGCTTCACCCTGCAGGGCGTCCAGGCCGGCCAGATCCTGGCGGCCGCGGTCTTCCTGCCGCTCGCCCACTACATGCCGACGGAGGCGTTCAACTCCTGGGGCTGGCGCATCCCGTTCCTCCTGAGCTTCCTCGTCATCATCGCCGGCTACATCATCCGCCGCGAGGTCGAGGAGACCCCGGCCTTCGCCGAGGAGGAGAAGCAGGGCGAGGTCGCCCGCGCCCCGATCGTCGAGGCCTTCGCCACCTCCTGGCCCGACATGCTGCGGGTGGTGTGCATGGCGCTGATGAACGTGATCCCGGTGGTCACCACCATCTTCGGCGCGGCCTATGCGGTGCAGGCGGCCTACGGCGTCGGCTTCCACAAGGACGTCTATCTGTGGATCCCGGTGCTGGGGAACATCCTGGCGGTGTTGGTGATCCCGTATGTCGGCAACCTGTCGGACAAGATCGGCCGGCGCCCGCCGATCATCGTCGGGGCGATCGGGTCCGGCCTCCTGTCCTTCGGCTACCTCTACGCGATCAGCATCGCCAACGTGCCGCTGGCGATCGTGATGTCGCTCCTGATGTGGGGCGTGGTCTACCAGGGCTACAACGCGGTCTTCCCGAGCTTCTACCCCGAGCTGTTTCCGACCCGCACCCGCGTCTCCGCGATGGCGATCTCGCAGAATGTCGGCACCGCCGTGACCGCGATGCTGCCGGCCCTGTTCGCCACCGTGGCGCCTCCCGGCGCGACCAACATCCCGCTCACCATCGGCGCCATCACGTTAGGCATCACCGCGGTGGCTGCGATCGCGGCCTATACCGCCCGCGAGACCTACCGCATCCCGATGAAGGAGCTGGGCCAGCCCCGCGCGGTGCCGCTGCCGAAATCGGACTACGAGCGGCTGCGCAACGAGGCGATGGCCTGAGGAGGACGACCGGCCCGGGCGCGCCCCGGGCCGGCTGGGCACGGAGAGCTGCGGGCCGGGCGCGGAAGGCGTCCGGCCCGTTCCGTTCAGGAGGCGGCCTCAGCTCACCGGATCGAGCGGCCGTCCCGTCGCCGACACCACCCGGTCGCGCCCGGCCGCCTTGGCGGCGTAGAGCGCATCGTCGGCGCGGGCGAGCAGGGTCTCGAGGGTGTCGCCCTCGGCCCAGGCGGCCAGCCCGAGGCTGCAGGTGACCGGGATCGGGCCGTGGCGGCCCGCCACCTGGAGGCGGGCGCAGCCCTGTCGGATCGATTCCGCCGCCCTGCCGGCGCTGCCGAGGCCGTGGCCGGGCATCAGCACGGCGAATTCCTCACCGCCGATCCGGCCGGCGATCGGCCCGGACTCCTTCAGCAGGTCGGCGACGGCGCGGATCACCCGGTCGCCGCCGTCATGGCCGTGCCGGTCGTTGATCGCCTTGAAGCGGTCGATGTCGATCATCAGCGCAGTGAGCCGGTCGTCGGGCGCGAGCGCCGCGAGGCAGGCCCGCGCCCGCCGCGTGAAGCCGCCGCGGCTGAGGAGCTGGGTCAGCGCATCGGTGTCGGCCTCGCGGATCAGCTGGCGCTGCAGGGTCAGGGCGCGCTCGACCGCCCGCAGGCGGGCCCGCAGCTCGAGCGCCTCCGGGGGCGTCACGATGACGTCGTCGGCGCCGCTGTCGAGCACCTCGCCGAGGCGCCGTCCGGACCGGTCCGCCGACATCGCGATCACCGCGAGCGGCCGCGTCGTGCCGGCGAGGGTGCGCAAGCACCAGCAGAGCTCCAGGCCGCAGGCCGGCGGGACGTCGAGGCTGGTGACGACGCAGGCCACATCCTCGTTCGCCGCGACATGGGCGAGCGCCTGCTCGGAATCGGAGAACGCATCGACCCGATGCCCGCCCGCCTCGATGAGGCGGGCAACGGTGTTGCGGAGGATCGAGCCGGGCTCGACGAGGACGACGCGCATCGGACCTTGCGGGGAACCCGGCCGTGCTCGCGCCCGGCCGACGAGGACATCTCGGCGCCCGGACGTAGGGCAGAGGCGATAAAAGGTGGTTAAAGACCCGCCTGGACCTTGGCACCTCCCAGGGTCACTGGAATTGTTCGAAATTGATCGTTTTGGCTGTCCTCGAAGCTTGCCCGCGATAGACCAGGAAGCGATCCTGCGCCGGCTCACCTTCCGGGCGCCCGGCGCGGCGGCCGGGCGGCGCCGCGCGCCCGCGATGCTGGATTTCGCCGGCCAGATAGGGCATCGGGCAATGCATCCCCTTCGAGACACGGGCGCCCATGACCGAGACCTCCCCGATCCCGCAGGCCGCGCGCCCGAAGCTCGTCCTCGCCTCGGCCTCGCCGCGGCGCCTCGCCCTGCTGCAGCAGGCGGGGCTGGAACCGGACGCCCTGCTGCCGGCCGACCTCGACGAGGCGCCGCTGAAATCCGAGAAGCCCCGCGACCTGGTGCGCCGGCTGGCCCGGGCCAAGCTGGACGTGGCGGCGGCGGCGGCGCGCGGCACCGAGGAGCTGCGCCAGGGCTACGTGGTGGCGGCCGACACCGTGGTGGCGGTGGGCCGGCGCATCCTGCCGAAGGCCGAGGTGACCGACGAGGCGGCGGCCTGCCTGCGGCTGCTCTCCGGCCGGGCCCACCGGGTCTACACGGCGGTCTGCGTCGTCGGCCCGAAGGACCGGCCGCGGGAGCGCCTGGTCGAGACCCGGGTGCGGTTCAAGCGCCTCTCGGCCCGGGAGATCGACGCGTATCTCGCCAGCGGCGAGTGGCGCGGCAAGGCCGGGGGCTACGCGATCCAGGGGCTCGCCGGCTCCTTCGTGGTCAAGCTCGTCGGCTCCTACAGCGCCGTGGTCGGCCTGCCGCTCTACGAGACGGTCGGGCTGCTCGAGGGCGAGGGTTTCCCGGTCCGCGGCGCCTGGCGCGACGCGACCTGACAGCGAACAGGAGGCGCGGTTGACGACGCGCGACGACGATACCCCGGCGCCGGCCTGCCCGATCTGCGGCAAGCCGGCAGTGCCGGACTTCAAGCCGTTCTGCTCCAAGCGCTGTGCCGACGTGGATCTGCAGCGCTGGTTCAGCGGACGCTACGCCATCCCCGGCCGCGAGGAGGACGCTCTGGGCGACGATGACGGCTCGCGGGAGGAGTGAGGGATACTGAGGGAGAGCAGGGAACGGCCCGCGGCGTCCTCAGTTGACCGCGGCCTGACCCACCGCCAGCCGAAGGGCCGTCCCTCATGTCGTCCGATTTCCCGAACCCCCTCACCAAGCATCCCCGTCCGCCCTTCGAGAGCCCGCCGCAGGGCTTTCCCGGCCTGACCGGCCGGATGAAGCCGGAGCCCGACCATGGCGAGGCGAGCTACAAGGGCTCGGGCAAGCTCACCGGCCGGGCGGCGCTGATCACCGGGGGCGATTCCGGCATCGGCCGGGCGGTCGCCATCGCGTATGCCCGCGAGGGCGCCGACGTGGCGATCTCCTACCTTCCTTCCGAGCAGGGCGATGCCGAGGCCGTCGCGCAATGGGTCGAGAAGGCCGGGCGCCGTGCCCTGCTGCTGCCGGGCGACCTCAAGGAGCGGTCCTACGGCCGCGAGATCGTCGCCCGTACCGTCGAGACCTTCGGCCGCCTCGACGTGGTGGTGAATAACGGCGCTTTCCAGCAGCCGAACCAGGGCCTCGACGCGATCGACGACCAGGTGTTCGAGGACCACTTCCGCACCAACGTGTTCGGGTCGTTCTACGTCACCAAGGCGGCGATGGCGCACCTGAAGCCCGGCGCCTCGGTGATCTTCACCTCCTCCGTGAATTCCAAGCACCCGATGCCGTCGCTCCTGGCCTACAGCGCCACCAAGGGGGCGCTCAGCAACCTGGTGCTGAGCTTGGCGCAGCTCCTGGCCGAGAAGGGCGTGCGGGTGAACGGCGTGCTGCCGGGCCCGATCTGGACCCCGTTCATCCCGTCGGGGATGGAGCAGGACTCCGTCAAGTCGTTCGGCAGCCAGGTCCCGTTCGGCCGCCCGGGCCAGCCGGCGGAGCTGGCCTCGGCCTATGTCATGCTGGCCTCGGACGAGAGCAGCTACACGTCGGGGGCGCTGGTGACGGTGGCGGGGGCGATGCCGGTGCTGTGAGCGCGGCAGTGTGCCGAAACCTGCACCTTATCCCACCCACACCCTCATCCTGAGGGGCTGGGCGATCGACGATCGCACAGCCTCGAGGGAGGGCCCCTGGGATCGCTGAGAGTTCCGGAGCCCTCCTCCGAGGCCCACTGTGCGATCGCCGATCGCCAGCACCTCAGGACGAGGCCGAGGGTGGGAGACGATGAGGCGCGATGCGTGATGCGTCGCGCCAGCGGAATCCCTCACCGCCCGCAGGCCGGCGCCGCATAACCCGCATAGACCACCCGCACCGACCGGCAGGCGGGCGCCGGCGCCTCGGCGGCGACAGGCGTGGCGGCCTCGGCGACGGCGGAAGCCGGCTCGGCTTTCGCGGCGTCCGAGCCCGCCCGCACCACCAGCGGGGTCGCGACCAGGGACAGGAGCGCGGCAGCGGCGACCAAGGTCAGGCGGTGGGTCACGGACAGTCTCCCTCAAGTCTTGCGCCCCGGCGGGCGTCGCGATGCTCTGATCTGTACTGTCAACGAGCTTGACCGTTTTTCGGTTCCGGCCCCGCTTGGCGTTCGTGCGGGGGCGCACCCGCGCTTGACTCGGGCGCCGCCCGTTCCCAAGGGTCGCGGCGAGATCCGCCCGAGCCGCAAGCTTCAGACCATGACCGCCACCGACGCCGACCTCCAGCCGACCCGCTCGTTCCAGGGGCTGATCCTGACGCTCCAGCGGTTCTGGGCCGCGCAGGGCTGCGTGATCCTGCAGCCCTACGACATGGAGGTCGGGGCGGGCACGTTCCATCCGGCCACCACCCTGCGGGCGCTCGGCCCGAAGCCCTGGAAGGCGGCCTATGTCCAGCCCTCGCGCCGGCCGAAGGACGGGCGCTACGGCGAGAATCCGAACCGGCTGCAGCACTATTACCAGTTCCAGGTGATCCTGAAGCCGAACCCGCCGAACCTTCAGGATCTCTATCTCGATTCGCTCAAGGCGATCGGGGTCGATCTCGGCCTGCACGACATCCGCTTCGTCGAGGACGACTGGGAGAGCCCGACCCTCGGCGCCTGGGGCCTCGGCTGGGAATGCTGGTGCGACGGGATGGAGGTGAGCCAGTTCACCTACTTCCAGCAAGTCGCCGGCTTCGAATGCGCCCCGGTCGCGGGCGAGCTGACCTACGGGCTCGAGCGCCTGGCGATGTACGTCCAGGGCGTCGAGAACGTCTACGACCTCAACTTCAACGGCCGCGAGGGCGACGAGAAGGTCACCTACGGCGACGTGTTCCTGCAGGCCGAGCAGGAATATTCGCGCCACAACTTCGAGGCCGCCGACACCGAGATGCTCTTCCGGCAGTTCCGCGACGCCGAGGCCGCCTGCCGCGCCTATCTCCAGGCCGGCGAGCCCGGGCCGGTCGGCGAGGGCGACCGACGTGGCGACGATGCGCGCCACCGCATGGCGCAGCCGGCCTACGACCAGTGCATCAAGGCCAGTCACGTCTTCAACCTGCTCGACGCGCGCGGGGTGATCTCGGTGACCGAGCGCCAGAGCTACATCCTGCGGGTGCGCGAGCTCGCCAAGGCCTGCGGCGAGGCCTGGCGGCGCACCGATGCGGGCGGCCTTGCGGCTGAGCCGCCGGCCGCCTGACATCCGCGCCGCCCGGCACGAAACACCCCGCCACGCCCTTCCTCGATCATCCCTTCTCGATTCCTGGCCCTCCCGACGGAGAGCCTTGAGGCCGCCCGATGCCCGACCTGCTGCTCGAACTCTTCTCCGAGGAAATCCCCGCCCGCATGCAGCGGCGCGCGGCCGAGGACCTGCGCAAGCTCGTCACCGACGCGCTGGTGGAGCGCGGCTTCCTGTACGAGGGCGCCAAGGCCTTCGCGACGCCCCGCCGCCTCGCCCTCCACGTCGCCGGCCTGCCGCCCCGCGGCCAGGACGTGCGCGAGGAGCGCAAAGGCCCGCGCGTCGGCGCCCCCGAGGGCGCGGTGCAGGGCTTCTTGAAGAGCGCGGGGCTGGCGAGCGTCGACGAGGCGAAGATCGTCGCCGACCCGAAGAAGGGCGAGTTCTACGTCGCGGTGATCGAGCGGCCGGGCCGCGAGACGATCGAGGTGCTGGCCGAGATCCTGCCGGCGATCGTCAAGAGCTTCCCCTGGCCGAAATCGATGCG
Protein-coding regions in this window:
- a CDS encoding DNA gyrase inhibitor YacG, producing MTTRDDDTPAPACPICGKPAVPDFKPFCSKRCADVDLQRWFSGRYAIPGREEDALGDDDGSREE
- a CDS encoding Maf-like protein gives rise to the protein MTETSPIPQAARPKLVLASASPRRLALLQQAGLEPDALLPADLDEAPLKSEKPRDLVRRLARAKLDVAAAAARGTEELRQGYVVAADTVVAVGRRILPKAEVTDEAAACLRLLSGRAHRVYTAVCVVGPKDRPRERLVETRVRFKRLSAREIDAYLASGEWRGKAGGYAIQGLAGSFVVKLVGSYSAVVGLPLYETVGLLEGEGFPVRGAWRDAT
- a CDS encoding GGDEF domain-containing protein, coding for MRVVLVEPGSILRNTVARLIEAGGHRVDAFSDSEQALAHVAANEDVACVVTSLDVPPACGLELCWCLRTLAGTTRPLAVIAMSADRSGRRLGEVLDSGADDVIVTPPEALELRARLRAVERALTLQRQLIREADTDALTQLLSRGGFTRRARACLAALAPDDRLTALMIDIDRFKAINDRHGHDGGDRVIRAVADLLKESGPIAGRIGGEEFAVLMPGHGLGSAGRAAESIRQGCARLQVAGRHGPIPVTCSLGLAAWAEGDTLETLLARADDALYAAKAAGRDRVVSATGRPLDPVS
- a CDS encoding shikimate dehydrogenase → MAHGHARPILLGLIGSPIAHSASPAMHEAAAAAVGLRAHYQLIDVAGADAARLRGLLSSLAPIGFSGVNVTYPYKESVLPLLDDLSPGARAVGAVNTIVVRDGRLTGHNTDMTGFARALRQAFGPNPEGPVALIGAGGVGKAVAVALAGFPGLEVRLVDADPAKAGAVAAALEGHARVRVCPRVEEAVEGARGLVNGTPVGMLPDRGTPVPLALLRPGMWVTDAVYSPLWTPLLTEAARIGARTMTGRELAIHQALDAFALFTGREAPASAMERAFDRAVAPLAA
- a CDS encoding glycine--tRNA ligase subunit alpha, with protein sequence MTATDADLQPTRSFQGLILTLQRFWAAQGCVILQPYDMEVGAGTFHPATTLRALGPKPWKAAYVQPSRRPKDGRYGENPNRLQHYYQFQVILKPNPPNLQDLYLDSLKAIGVDLGLHDIRFVEDDWESPTLGAWGLGWECWCDGMEVSQFTYFQQVAGFECAPVAGELTYGLERLAMYVQGVENVYDLNFNGREGDEKVTYGDVFLQAEQEYSRHNFEAADTEMLFRQFRDAEAACRAYLQAGEPGPVGEGDRRGDDARHRMAQPAYDQCIKASHVFNLLDARGVISVTERQSYILRVRELAKACGEAWRRTDAGGLAAEPPAA
- a CDS encoding MFS transporter, whose translation is MSAVPSDHVHDRQQSKKAAASGWIGSALEYYDFFIYATAASLIFPQLFFPSNNPTVAIVASLATYGVGYVSRPIGAFVLGHWGDTHGRKHVLIVCMFLMGFSTIAVGLLPTYSQVGILAPILLVILRLIQGFAVAGEISGASSMTMEHAPFGRRGFFASFTLQGVQAGQILAAAVFLPLAHYMPTEAFNSWGWRIPFLLSFLVIIAGYIIRREVEETPAFAEEEKQGEVARAPIVEAFATSWPDMLRVVCMALMNVIPVVTTIFGAAYAVQAAYGVGFHKDVYLWIPVLGNILAVLVIPYVGNLSDKIGRRPPIIVGAIGSGLLSFGYLYAISIANVPLAIVMSLLMWGVVYQGYNAVFPSFYPELFPTRTRVSAMAISQNVGTAVTAMLPALFATVAPPGATNIPLTIGAITLGITAVAAIAAYTARETYRIPMKELGQPRAVPLPKSDYERLRNEAMA
- a CDS encoding SDR family oxidoreductase, producing the protein MSSDFPNPLTKHPRPPFESPPQGFPGLTGRMKPEPDHGEASYKGSGKLTGRAALITGGDSGIGRAVAIAYAREGADVAISYLPSEQGDAEAVAQWVEKAGRRALLLPGDLKERSYGREIVARTVETFGRLDVVVNNGAFQQPNQGLDAIDDQVFEDHFRTNVFGSFYVTKAAMAHLKPGASVIFTSSVNSKHPMPSLLAYSATKGALSNLVLSLAQLLAEKGVRVNGVLPGPIWTPFIPSGMEQDSVKSFGSQVPFGRPGQPAELASAYVMLASDESSYTSGALVTVAGAMPVL
- a CDS encoding LysR family transcriptional regulator, with product MLTLRQIEVARAVMVTGTIAGAARLLNVSAPGISRLMKYTEASLGIRLFDRRAGRLVPSEQARHVFEQINAVFDKVEDLRFVLERTQGGGGQELLIGSVPSISHVMVPRAIERVRAAYPHLVIDINILKLEEAIDYLLLGKGEVVAMSYRLDHPALTFEPLARGGLFCIVPLDHPLAARTSISADEIVRHPLIGIDPNDPYGRIMSDIFRARGLSYRITIRARFGSTVCSLVRAGLGIAVIDQFTIADDAFPGIRVLPIEEGPVFETWIAMKAGTALSMFAASFVRFLRQEMARPGQVALPGHASRQTVT